cactatatcaaaTCCGATTCATCCTTCAAATTCAATTCCTATTCTTCTGAAGCCTCCACGTATAAGGATACACATTTAATCCAAATGCATTCATTTAATAGCTAGACAGACTTGAGGCCTACTTCTattcaactagtatttattaagtgcctactctgtgctgAGCACTAAAGCACTGCCTGAGACTATGAAAAAATTACCTGCCCTCAATTCCTTGAGGAGTGGTACAGCCACTACTTGTACACAgattaataaatagaaaagagatattattttaattttggaaaatatGGTGAAGCTCTAACTgggtgagttaaaaaaaaaaagtcctcatgTAGGATTTTGCACAAATTGAGCTCTGAAGGGAACTTGGGATTCCTAGAGGAGGTGGTGAAGAAGAGAATTGAAGGTGGAAAATCAAAAGGTCATGCATGGTTTAGAACTGGGAGGGAGCCCCTCTCTCTCAAAGAAACTATTGAGTTTCTCTCTTCCAAttttagattaggaaactgaagctgggAAAGGCGGTGACTCACTCAAAGTTTCACAGCTACAAGTGACAGAAgcagtatttgaatccaggtcaacaagaattttttaaacCCCTATTTTGTGCCAAGCACCTTCTCCTcaagagaaaatggggaatacaaggggaaaaaagcacatGGAACTTAGATTCTAAGGAGGAAACTGTGTATACAAAACATAAGAGATGAAGTGGGAGTGGGACATGAGGCACTAGCAGCTGGAGAACAGTAGttctgaaggaagccaaggactCCAAGAGTTAGAGAAGCATTTATTTCAGACATGGAAAAATGGGAAGATGGATAGTGATTAGAGGTGAAGTATATGCTCAGCAAAGACAATCTGACCAAAGAGTTTGTGCAAGGAACACAGCATGAGTGTGGAAAGGTAAGGGGTCTAGCTTGTTTCCAGCTATACAAGAAAGAATGAGCTAGTGAAGTCTGCTGAGTAGGGGAATAGGGATAGAGCCAGATCTGCAAGCTATCCAAAGGATGGGGTTCAGTAGGGGTAGACAAAGCAGAGAGATGGATTGTTGTAGGAGTCCAGATGAGGGTGGTGGAGATATGAGCTGAGAGAAGGGAGGATATTCAAGAGATGTGGCTGTAGAAACAGGATTTGGCAACTGACTGGATATGTTGGGTGAGATGTTCCTCCctacagaaatagggaagtttggggaAGGGAGACAGGGAAGATAACAATGAGATCCATTTTTGATTTGAGATGCCAAGAGGGTAGTCCAATTGGAAGTGTCCAGTAGACTGCTGATGATGACCAAAGCTCAGGAAAGCAAAAGGATACATAAAGCACATATTGAGGATCCACTAATtgtgtgctaagtactgagaataCAATCACAAGCAAGACAGTTTCTTTTCTCAAGAAACTTAACATTCTAATATTAGACAAAACAAATGATattggaaagggagaagagggcaATGAAGAGCATGGCAGCTTCAGGAGAAGATGGTTGGAAGGTGACTTGGAGGCCTGGTTCTGGGCAAGGTAAGGAAAAACCCCACTTATTGGGTCTGGATTCCCAGGGTTAGAGCCtaacagtctaatgagggaagatAAAAGTGGGAACAGGGATGTAGACAAGATGGCCCAAGAGATCTTTGACTCATCGGCACAGAGAAGATAAAGGCTGTAAGGACCACCAAGTGGGAGAGTGTAGAGAGAAGATAAGAGGTTGGAGAATGGGGCCTGGGGACACACCCCAATGACATGGACGAAGGTCTGGCTGAGGAACCTTACAAGTGGCCAGAAGGGACAGACCTGAGTATCGGGGCAGAGAAGGGGACCAAGGCCAAGGATAGTAGGCAGATTTGGTTGGGGCAAAGTGGGATGGGATGCGCAGGGATGAAAACTACTTCCCAGGTTCAGGGTAAGGGAGACGGAACAAATTAAGGCTGAAGTCCATAAATGAAATTGGGCCGTGTGATGTAAAAGGCGCCGGCTTTTCAGAAGGCCCGAGTTCTCGTTCTGGTTTCGGACTGTGCCTTTAGCCAAGTCACAGCTCTCCAGATCTCAATTCGCTTACttgtttaaaacacacacacacacacacacacacacacacacacacacacacacacacacacacacacacacacacacacacaccacacatagtAATAATACTTGTCTTCCCCAGGTCTTAGTTGTTCTGAACACAATTTCTTGGAAATCTCATAGCGCTTTAGAGCTGAGCTAATTATAGTCGATATAAATTGATTGGGCCGAGAGCCAGGGGAGGCAGGCGCGTCACCCCGATCTTGGGGGACCTTTTTGCTTGGCCACCAGGGGGCCTGTCCGGGAGGGCCCTCCCCCGCTCCCCCGCCCCCGTCCTCCCCGCCACCTCTTTCCCGTTTGGGTTGGGTCGGGGCTGGGTGGGGCGGGGCCGGGCTGGGAGTACAGCCGGGATCCGGGAGCAGGCGGCGGCTGCGGAGCTTGGGCTGGCTTGATCGTGCTCCGAGTAGGCGGAGGGTGCGCTCGGCGTGTCCGCGGCGCCCCTAGCCCCGACCCGAACCCCGACCGGCCCCCAGAGAGGTGAGGACCCCGCACCTCCCTGCCCCTGCGGTGCCGAGAAACTTTCCGGACTAGACTGGAAGGCCGGTGGAGGCTGGGACCATCCCAGACAGCCAGACTGGTTCTGCTGCTAGAACTTGAGGGCAGAGGGCGGGGGAAAGAGGGCAGTTAGACCCTGTATGAGGTGACTGGGGCAGGGTCTTCCTCCGCTTGCAGCCGCGCAAAGGTCCGCAAACTGAAACCGTCCGAGGGAGAGCAGGCGCGGGGCTCCTCTTTGGGAAGGGGCTCTGGACCGAGGATCCCCCTTTTCCAGCCCCGTTTGCGTGGGGGTACCACACAGGGATGGTGAGTGGGGGAAACCGGGAGACGTCTCCTCTCCCAGACTCCAGACTTCTGCTAGGGAGACCTCCCCAGGAGCGCAGTACAGACaggtggaggtggggaggagggcgACAAGGACAAAGTCTGGGGGGGACGCGCTTGTTTGGGGGTGTAACTGAGACTGTCATCCGGCGGGGGCAGGAAGGGTCTGCTCTGGGAGGGAGCGGGTGAAGGGCATGAGACGCACTGACTCCAGCCAGACTCTTAGaggtttccttcttccttccatcccctcctttctctctacaAACTGGTTCTTCCAGATGAGAGCAGGTCCTGCCTGGCCCTGGGAGGGCTTGGGCCTTGAGTTTTAGCGGCTGGGCCGGTGAGTGGGATGAAGCGGTATAGATAGTCTCCACTGCCACGCGGGCTCCTGTGAGCGGCATAGTGTTCCCTGGGACAACCCCCCATCTCCGTCCGCAAACAACGAGCATCTACTGTATGTCAAAGCTTGGGCTACGTActggagatggaaagaaaaaaatgaaaccaacCTTGTCTTCTAAGAGCTTACATTCAACCTGGGGCAGGGGGAATATATCCATAGCTACAATCGTAATAACTAGAAACTGTTCATCACATAGACCTCCTTTCATGGCTCAAGAAAAAATCACCATCCCTCTTTTAAGAACAAAATCATCAGGAGCCTCACCTAACCTGGGGAGAAACGGAGTGAAACTTCTGGGAAACTCAAAAATCTTCTTGCCTCCTCCCCAATTCCCAGCCCCCAACCCAAGTCTAGTGCCTTGGGCAGAGGGGTGGGAGAAAGTTCTTAGTCTGGAGCACCCTGGCAATCTCCATAACTATGGACACCTGGAAGTGCAGTCTCATTTGAATGATTAGTAGTGGGCGGCCTTACCTAGCCTTGCCTCTGAGGAGAGAGCTTCTCTAGCTCTGAGAAATCTCTGAGGAAATGAGCGGGTTCTAAAGGAAGTCCTTGTATCTTCCAAGAAGTCAGAGATGAAAAGGAATGAGGAGCCAGTCTCTGACAAAACCAAGTTGGGGAGTTTGGAAACATGGCTGAGAATGATGCCagcaaggaaatagaaaagggggGTTTTCAGCAGGAAAAACTGAATTCCCTCAAGTAGGGCAAGATAGCAGGAGGATGGCTGGTGGTAGGGAAGGGTTAAAGTCCTGGAGAATTTTACCTGGCTGATGATGGAGAGGCCGGAAGGGCTGCCTAGATCATCGTGGCAGTAGGAGGTGCCAAAGTCAATACAAAGTCGGGCTGCTGACTGGGGGAGACTAGTTGGGGGGAGGGATGGTGAAAGCCAGGTGGCtggttctcttcccttttctataCCTTTCCAGGTAGCAACATCCGGGTATCTGGGGGCAAAGTCCACGCTGGTCACACCCCCTTCAAGTCCTCTTGTCCCCTGACCCTCACTGTCCCGATGGGTCACACCAGAGGGTGTCTCCCCACTGACCACTGGGAAAAATCACTCCCTGTGAAAATTCTCCTAGGGGTTGGAATAGAAGTCTGTGCCAGGGGTCCCTCAGCTAAAAAGAAGCCTTCTCCTCTTCTCAGATGGCCTCAGCTGGAGACCCCCACATTGCCCAGAAAGATGCTGCTGACCAGAATTTCGACTACATGTTCAAGCTGCTTATCATTGGGAACAGCAGCGTGGGGAAGACCTCCTTCTTGTTCCGATATGCTGATGATTCTTTCACCTCGGCTTTCGTCAGCACGGTGGGCATTGACTTCAAAGTTAAGACTGTCTACCGAAATGAAAAGCGGGTCAAGCTGCAGATCTGGGTGAGTGCCAGCCTGGTGACTGGACTCTGTGGAAGCCACGATGGCAGGGAGATGGGACCTACCAATGGGTAGtacaagggtgtgtgtgtgtgtgtgtgtgtgtgtgtgtgtgtgtgtgtgtgtgtaggggaagGTGACTGACCTGTGTCCCCgaggaggagagagaagcaaAGATAGGGCCCGGGGCACTGAGCCTGGCCAGGTGACCACTAGGAGGGCATATCACCTCCTGCCACCACTCCACCCCATCACAGGAAGTTGCTATGGAAATGGAAGGCTGAAGTAGAATTAACCAGGTGACTGCTGAGTCAGAGTGTGCCTTTGGGGTGTGGTGGATGGGCCTTGTAGTCCCATAAGTAGGTCCTGTCCTCATGGAGCCCCTAATCTGAGTGGGGAGACCTGGGTCTTGCCCTCAGGGAGTTCCATGTCTGACAAAGGGACTTGGAGGCCCTATCTCTATACAGCTAATTTACTTTGCCAGCAATACCCAGAAGCAGAACTGAAACCTGGAATTAAGCCAATAAAAGGCAGTCAGTCCCATACCCTCACTGGCTCTCCTGTTTCCCTGGCAGGAGCTGGTGCAGCAGTCCTGGGCTCCCAGGTCTCTGTCACCCTGGCCTGGTTGCCATGGCAACAGCACCAGCAGTGCCAGATGGCTATTGTCAGAGATGTGTGTGTTCTAGGGCTGTGGGTGATGTCCAGGTGACTCACAAATTAACAGAGCTTTGGGGACCACTGTGAGATGCCAGCAGCACGGCATAGATTAGTGTTCTCTCTGTTTGGAACGAGACCCCCTGCCCCTCCTGGAGGGCCtttccctcctccacctcctttTGTTTGATGTGAGACCTCTGCCCAGGCTACCCATTTTTCCTCAGCAGCCATGGCCTGAAAAGGCAGAAAGGACTCTGGACCACAGTCATAAGTGGGGGCTGAAAAGGGGCATGGGGAATTCCTTTTTCTCATCCCCGGCTCAGACAGGGACTGTAAAATTAGGCTCATGCCCTGCACggtctttccttcctcttcctccagaaAGGACCTGAGGAGCCATCAGTCCATCCTCTAGTTTCCGCATCCTCCTCTCCCATCTGTGGGGTACCTTGGAGCCTCTCTCTGGGGCTGGCAGGGGTTGCCACAGTAACCCAGAGCTTCCTGCTCAAATAGCAGGGCTGTGGGTGTGTGGTAGGTGCTGGGAGGAGGCCTGgctcaatgtgtgtgtgtgtgtgtgtgtgtgtgtgtgtgtgtgtgtgtgtgtgtgtgtgtgttcgtgcatgggggtggggggaggctaAGTACCCAGGAATCATTGCTTCCTGGAATAAACATAAGCTGAAGTCGGAAACATTCACCCCTCCTACCCAGTTCTCAGAGTATCTCTGGGCATCCTTTACATTTGGGCTTGTTGATGTTGTGAAAGGCTTTTAAGGTTTGTATGTCTTGAGTTTCCCTGGATCTAAGGGGACGTGACTTTGCCGTCAGGTTAGGAGCAATCTGATGCTTGAAGCTGTCTCTACTCTCAGACAGGGAGTTTAGGGAAGCTTTCTCTCCTCGAAGTTCAGGGAGCTAGAAAAGAGAAGGGCAGGAGGCAGCAAGATAGCTGTTTTCAGGTCCTGAAAGGGCTGTCATGTGTTTGATCCCAAGGGCCAGTTGAATTAGGGGTAAGAAGTGAAGGCTGCAAAGAGACAATTTTAAGTTCCATTCCAGGAAAAGATTCCTAACAATTACAGctgaacatatttaacctatatcagattatttgccgTCTTGGGtaggggagaggtaagggagaggagaaaaattttgaatacaaagtcttacaaaaataaatgctaaaaatcatttttacatgtacttgggaaaatagaatattgttgagaaaaaaaaaacaaacaaaaacaattagagATGAGGCACAGGGGAGTGGGCTGCCTCAGGAGTTTCACAGGATTGTAGAGCTTTAGCTGGGAGGGGATGAAATTCATGGAGATTCCTTTCCACCTGATGGTTGGGCGAGAAATCCCCTAGTTCTGTGATTCCTTGGGATTGCTGAGGGGTATAGAAGACCATGTTTACCCTTCCCACAACAGGAGATTTCCCAGAACTTTGGCCACTCCCTTTACTGGGCATTCCCCTGGGAACATGGACTTTGTCAGCCCCCAAACTGGGGGCTCCAGTATTTAGATCACATCTCCCCAAGATCAGGGCTCTCTAAGCTCAAAGTTCTATCACAGAACTCAAGATTTTGAAGGGACCTCAGCAGCCATCGTGTATCCAAAAATGAAGTAGTCCATTCAGGCTCTCCTCAGAGATCTCAAAGGACAGGACCCACCACTTCTTGGGGCTGGTCATTCCATTCTGAACAACTGTAATCGTtagttctggggcagctaggtggtgcagtggatagaccaccagccttgaattcaggaggacccgagttcaaatctggtcttagacacttcctagctgtatgaccctgagcaagtcacttaatcccagcctcagaaaaagaaaaaaaaagttcgtTAGTTCTTTCCGATATCAAGCCTGCATTTGCCTTAATTTTTGCCAGTTCACCTGTTTTTCCTGATTCGGCTGTTCTCTAAAGCCAAACAGAACAAGAATTCCTCTTACATGTGACAGTCCTTTAATTACTTGAAAATAGCcatcaacaatgagaggatccaaatcagttccaattgatcagtaatgaacagaactagctacaactagtgaaagaacactgggaaatgagtatggaccaccacatagcattctcactctttctgttattgtttgcttgcatttttgttttctttctcaggttatttttaccttctttctaaatctgatctttcttgtgcaacaagacaactgtataaatatgtgtatgtatatatatagtatttatcatatacttactttataacatatttaatatgtgtgggacttcctgccatctgggggagagggtgaagggaaggaggggaaaagttggaacagaagtttttgcaagggtcaatgctgaaaaattacccatgcatatgttttatatataaaaaactataattaaaaaaaaaagaaaaaaatagtcatcAAGATCCCTCTAAGGCTGCTCTATAGGCTGTCCTCACCTGGCTTGAGGATAGGTACAAGGAGGCTCTTACATTAGACGAGGCTCTTATTTGCAGAGGATTTGTCTGCTGTGAGGCCATCTCTGGAACCTTGATATGAGGGAACCTTGGGATTCTGGTAGCACTGGAGCTAGATGTGTTAGGCTTGGGAATTTTAGCAGGGGTGAGGATGAGGAGTTACCTCATTTCTGTGTTTTGCAGGACACTGCGGGGCAGGAACGCTATCGGACTATCACCACTGCCTATTACCGGGGTGCCATGGGCTTCCTGCTAATGTATGATGTCTCAAACCAGGAATCCTTCAATGCTGTCCAGGACTGGTAAGTCACTctgcccttctctccctttcttcaatGCCAGATGCCAGGCCCTAGACTCACATGTCCTATTCCTTGCTGGGGTGTCTGTTAGTTGATGGGAATGTCTGCCTACAAGGGGGACTCAATCCAGCCTCACAGAGAATGGTGCTTAATTTTAGGTGCTGCTTCTTAAGTCATGTAGACCACCagacttttcctcatttttttttcgaACCTCTACAATATAATTTGTGAATGatattgaaatgtttgttttattctttaggatgctttattaatattactttaacgtttttgatttttcattttcaaatgctGATTAAAGATATTAagattttttcaatttccatttaaaaagttttagtgcttttttcctttttgaagtattttattgatattcttttttaataacagctttttattttcaaaatacatgcaaagatagttttcaacattcacccttgtgaaaccttgtgttccaatcacAGCCTCAGAATCAAACTCtgatcaaagttcttaagtctttcagagttgtttgctTAACACTAGTGCTATTGttttagcttttacaaaggaatatttactttaaGGTACaacaagaatatattttattttttcctgacacATAGGAGGCTTAATGCCTCATACCCCAAgtctggggaggagagaaggattaAACTCACAATTTTAGGTCAAATCCTACACAGCTGTTGGTTTCACCAGGTTCCACGTCCAAAGCCCTGCCTGCTTGCCTCCTCTGATCCTGTCTCCTTCTCTGTGGGACAGGTAGCAACATCTGCCTCAGAATCTAGAACTCTAAGGTCCTCATTGCTCAAGCTTTCAGTCTGAGACTCTTTTCCTTGCACTGAAAAGGACAAATGAAGCAGGCCCAAAGCCCCCAGAGCCCTTGGGAAGAGGAAGATGGTCCTTTCCCACCCAGCTTAAGGCATGAGCCACGGCCGTGAATGAATGCTGCAAAAAGTGAACTCTGCTGTTAAACTTTGTCAGTCCTTTCTTCAGTCCACTCATGAGTATCTCCCTAACCCACTTTTGACTAGACTGAGCGGGTGACCAGGGATAGACATTCAGAGCCCTGGCCAGGCTGGCTTGTCCTGGGGGCAGACACGGTCAttgagaagaaatattttttgctttcctctcctctccaggGCCACACAGATTAAGACATACTCCTGGGATAATGCCCAGGTCATCCTCGTTGGGAACAAGTGTGATTTGGAAGATGAGCGGGTCGTGTCCACAGAAGATGGCAAGCACCTCGCTGATGACCTAGGTTAGTGATGGTTGGAGGGACAGATGACCCACCCCTGCACCCCAAAACTGACTTCCCACTGCACTAATCTCTGGGCCAAGCCTGACTAGAGAAACAGCCTGTACAACTATTTCTACTCTTGATTTTTCCTTCAATACAAATCTGTAGTAATTTCTCTGGGATAAGAATTATATCTGCCCCCTAAAACTCTGGGAATTTCTGGAAATTGAGAATAATACAGAGGAAGATAATATCTTTCATGTTCTCTGTGTTCTAATCTAAttctatgaacttttttttttcttttaactagcattcttttttttttcactctctctctctctttttaattaaggctttttatttacaaaacatatgcataagccatttttcaacattgacccttttaaaactttctattccaaattttcccctccttccccccactcccttcccctagatggcaggtagtctaatacatgttaaacatttgaaatatatttaactaGCATTCTTAGTTTCATTCTACTCAGGTAAATATTACCATTGAGTTTAAGACTGACATAATAGGTAGAGGGCTTGCCCTGgcttcctgcctctgacacatatatGGGCGAGTCCCTTCACTCATATGCCTTGGGCAACTCCCTGACTATAAGGTTTGATTCAATCCTATTTTTGtcactttcttttgtctttacatcCCTTTCGCTTCtgaatctctttctccctcctctcctcccttagCCAATGAGTCATCCTTTTGtaacatgttttttaaaagatatgtctgtatacatacatatatgtgtgtgtgtgtgtgtgtgtgtgtgtgtgtatgcatatatgggGGGATGGAAGATGGAGGGAATTCTCAACCCTGATCAAGTGATAGAACTGGACAGTGtgtccttccccttccctcccataTTAACATTAACATTATTCAGCAATCTAGTGAATAACGAATGAAATAAGCTCCAAGAATGGAGGTGGGGCAGGAGGAGCTAGCCAGTAGGTAATCAATATCTGGGTAAATAAATGTTGGAATATTGCCCATAATTCATACATTCATTCAGTTtctgaattggaagggacctctaGTCACCTAGTCTGACCCACAACCAAGTGGTACCCTCTTCTACAATATCTCTGACAAGTCATATATGAAGCAGCAGTGGGTAGAattctggggtcaggaagatctgaattcgaatccaacctcagacacttattagctctgtgaccaaATCATCTGACGACtctctcctcagtttcctcatctgtaaaatgaggagatggcaaaccagtatctctgccaagaaaaaggcAAAAGCTCAGAAGAGCTGACCTGACTGAACAGTACACGTAGAagattggggatacaaagataaaatagggAATATTCCTGGCCTTCCACAGCCCTCCTGTCTCCCCTTCCCTTATCTAGACCAAAGGGCTCTTTCTGCTAATCCCTGCCTGTGCTGGCTCTCCCTCTTGCCATTCAGGCCCCTCTCTCCTGGCCATGCTATTCTTCCTCAAACATGTTGGCCAGATGGGTGTGTGACCCCAGTGTGATCTGGCCAGGGCTCAGAGACTGTCACACCCTCCCCCAAGTGTTAGTCAGAACTAacctttatatagtgctttccACTGTcatttcatttggttttcataacaaccctgagggGCAAACGCTAttgccatttcacagatgagaaaactgaggcaaacagaaatcaaATCACTAACACACAGATAGCATGGGCCTGAGGTTTGATCCTGGTTTGGGGTCTTCCGGACTCCCCTGCAGAGCACCTCCCTACTGGCTAATGATTGACTGTCAGGGCCGTAACTAGGGTGGACTAACTGGGGCTTTGTCTAGGGTGCCCCACAtatagaagttagtgaaaataattgTCCTCCTGAAGTGTAGAAAGAGCAGAGTTTGGCCCCTGCTCAGTAAGAAGGGTTAGTTAAAAGAGGAAGTTGCCACATAATGggcttctccccttccccctagGGGGAGGCCATCTCTGGTCCAGTCTGCCCTGCCTCTGGAGGCTCAGAGGATGGCCTCCGGAGTCATAGCCGGGAAGTAGGGTGTCTGACTCCCCAGGAACAACATTCTGTTCCCTGTGGCTCCTTCTCTCTGTCCGGGAGTGCGCTTGTTGGGGCCGGGCAGCTCCCCCTCAGAGCTGCCTCGGGAGGGGCAGGGGGCTCCCTGCACCGGTGTCTCACCCCAGCCTTCTCTGGCTCGATGCAGGTTTTGAGTTCTTTGAAGCCAGTGCCAAGGACAACATCAACGTGAAGCAGGTATTTGAGCGCCTGGTGGACATCATCTGTGAGAAGATGAACGAGAGCTTGGAAGCGGGGTCGGGAGCCATGGGCAACAGCAAGGGCGCGACGCTCAGCGATGGGCCCCCTGCCCAGGCCAGCAGCTGCAGCTGCTAACACGGGGCCCTGCCCCTCTTCCTGCCAGGTTCCACCGCTGCCGTGGAAGTCGGGAGCAGTGAGAGCCAGCCCGGGCCCCTCACAAACAGGGGGCTGCAGCCCCGCTCAGGGCCTCTGCTTCTGTCCCCCATGCCTGTAGAACTCTGCTCCTTATTTCTCCCTAGGAGCCTCCTTGCCCATTCACCCAGAGAGCCCGGCCCGCCTCCTATTTCTATACTGAAGGGATCCGCCTGGAGCCCTGTGAAGAGCGGGTCTTGGTGCTGGCTGCAAGCCTGGTACTGACTGAaagccccgggggggggggggggggatcagATGTGCACCTGACGTTTCCTTGTTTGGGGGGAGTGGTGGGATGGAGGCGGGATTTAACAAGCTACAGCTGTGTCCCCAGCCAGGTGGATGAACAGCTagtgaggaagaagggagaatggCCCA
This sequence is a window from Sminthopsis crassicaudata isolate SCR6 chromosome 1, ASM4859323v1, whole genome shotgun sequence. Protein-coding genes within it:
- the RAB3D gene encoding ras-related protein Rab-3D isoform X2; the encoded protein is MMASAGDPHIAQKDAADQNFDYMFKLLIIGNSSVGKTSFLFRYADDSFTSAFVSTVGIDFKVKTVYRNEKRVKLQIWDTAGQERYRTITTAYYRGAMGFLLMYDVSNQESFNAVQDWATQIKTYSWDNAQVILVGNKCDLEDERVVSTEDGKHLADDLGFEFFEASAKDNINVKQVFERLVDIICEKMNESLEAGSGAMGNSKGATLSDGPPAQASSCSC
- the RAB3D gene encoding ras-related protein Rab-3D isoform X1 translates to MASAGDPHIAQKDAADQNFDYMFKLLIIGNSSVGKTSFLFRYADDSFTSAFVSTVGIDFKVKTVYRNEKRVKLQIWDTAGQERYRTITTAYYRGAMGFLLMYDVSNQESFNAVQDWATQIKTYSWDNAQVILVGNKCDLEDERVVSTEDGKHLADDLGFEFFEASAKDNINVKQVFERLVDIICEKMNESLEAGSGAMGNSKGATLSDGPPAQASSCSC